The Corynebacterium poyangense genome includes a window with the following:
- a CDS encoding NAD(P)(+) transhydrogenase (Re/Si-specific) subunit beta, with translation MDSLSTISSVIAALCFIVALAGLAKQDTAQRGNFFGAVGMMIAVAAALVLSLKNSAHSILMTLVLIAPAMGGGAVIGVWRARRVAMTGMPELIAILHSFVGLAAVLIGYNSFVESLGHEPDHYGFHLGEIHLGIFIGAVTFTGSIVAWLKLSGKISGAPLTLPGRNLINLLILIVCAGLLVAFISSASWWALIIMTVLALILGVHLVAAIGGGDMPVVVSMLNSYSGWAAAAAGFMLGNPLLIITGALVGSSGAYLSAIMCQAMNRSFLSVVLGGFGSDTSSSSSTLADPHAQHSEISAAETAELLHDARRVVIAPGYGMAVAQAQYPVAELTRKLRDLGVDVVFAIHPVAGRLPGHMNVLLAEAKVPYDIVLEMDEINDDFPDVDVVLVIGANDTVNPIAEEPGSPIAGMPVLKVWEAHRVIVLKRSMGAGYAGVANPLFSKDNTDMLLGDAKGSVEALCQDLSVSSQLKEKM, from the coding sequence ATGGATTCCTTGAGCACAATCTCATCCGTTATCGCTGCCTTGTGTTTCATTGTGGCGCTGGCTGGATTAGCGAAACAAGACACTGCTCAACGCGGCAATTTCTTCGGCGCTGTCGGCATGATGATCGCGGTTGCGGCAGCACTTGTACTGAGCCTAAAAAATTCGGCACATTCCATCCTCATGACGTTGGTGCTCATTGCGCCCGCCATGGGCGGTGGCGCCGTCATCGGAGTGTGGCGGGCCCGCCGCGTCGCAATGACCGGGATGCCTGAGCTCATCGCGATCTTGCATAGCTTTGTGGGCTTAGCGGCAGTACTCATCGGCTACAATTCCTTCGTAGAATCTTTAGGCCACGAGCCTGATCACTATGGTTTCCATCTTGGTGAGATCCACCTGGGAATATTCATTGGCGCGGTGACTTTCACTGGTTCCATTGTGGCCTGGTTAAAACTGTCCGGAAAGATTTCCGGTGCCCCACTTACTCTTCCTGGAAGAAACCTCATTAATCTGCTCATCCTCATCGTCTGTGCTGGATTATTGGTGGCTTTTATTTCTTCCGCCTCATGGTGGGCACTCATCATCATGACGGTCCTCGCCCTTATTCTTGGGGTTCACCTCGTCGCCGCTATTGGTGGCGGAGACATGCCCGTTGTGGTCAGTATGCTTAATTCCTACTCCGGGTGGGCGGCCGCTGCCGCCGGTTTTATGCTGGGAAACCCGCTGCTCATTATCACCGGCGCACTCGTTGGTTCTTCGGGTGCCTACCTGTCCGCCATTATGTGCCAGGCGATGAATCGTTCATTCCTCTCCGTCGTATTAGGGGGCTTCGGGTCTGACACCAGTTCCTCATCAAGCACCCTGGCTGATCCTCATGCCCAGCACAGCGAAATCTCCGCCGCCGAGACCGCAGAGCTGCTTCACGACGCCCGACGCGTAGTCATCGCCCCGGGATACGGCATGGCGGTAGCGCAAGCGCAATACCCCGTAGCAGAACTCACGCGGAAGCTGAGAGACCTCGGCGTCGATGTGGTATTCGCGATCCATCCGGTCGCCGGGCGGTTACCTGGCCACATGAATGTGTTGTTGGCAGAAGCCAAGGTCCCCTATGACATTGTTCTAGAGATGGATGAGATCAATGATGATTTCCCCGACGTCGACGTGGTGCTAGTCATTGGCGCCAATGACACCGTGAATCCCATTGCTGAAGAACCAGGATCTCCTATCGCTGGAATGCCGGTCCTCAAAGTCTGGGAAGCACACCGCGTTATTGTTTTGAAGCGCTCCATGGGCGCAGGCTATGCAGGCGTAGCTAACCCTCTCTTTAGCAAAGACAACACCGACATGCTCCTCGGTGATGCCAAAGGATCCGTAGAAGCACTCTGTCAGGATCTTTCCGTTTCCAGTCAGCTAAAAGAGAAAATGTGA
- the dusB gene encoding tRNA dihydrouridine synthase DusB, with product MVLKIGSLELRSPVVLAPMAGVTNVAFRLLCREQELQRTGTVSGLYVCEMVTARALVERNEKTLKMTTFAPEENPRSLQLYTTDPRYTYEAAKMIVDEDIADHIDMNFGCPVPKVTRRGGGSALPYKRRLFGNIVAAAVKATEGTEVPVTVKFRIGIDEEHHTHLDAGRIAVDEGAQAVALHARTAAQRYSGTARWEEITRLKEHLVHTGIPVLGNGDIFGPADARRMMDQTGCDGVVVGRGCLGRPWLFAELSAELRGEDIPAEPTLGEVCQIIQRHTELLAAHDGEQRACRDIRKHIGWYLRGFPVGGEFRAALAKVTSLEELSKIVHPWEDSTALARDADGARGRQGSPGKVALPEGWLDDPEDDTVPEGAEIENSGG from the coding sequence GTGGTTTTAAAGATCGGATCCCTGGAACTTCGCTCCCCGGTGGTGTTAGCACCCATGGCAGGCGTCACGAACGTCGCGTTTCGACTCTTGTGTCGGGAGCAGGAATTGCAGCGCACAGGAACAGTATCCGGTTTATATGTGTGTGAGATGGTCACCGCGCGGGCACTCGTCGAACGTAATGAAAAGACGTTAAAGATGACGACTTTCGCACCGGAGGAAAATCCGCGAAGCCTCCAGCTTTATACCACTGATCCGCGATACACCTATGAAGCAGCGAAAATGATTGTGGATGAGGATATTGCCGATCATATTGATATGAATTTTGGGTGCCCTGTTCCCAAGGTCACTCGTCGTGGGGGAGGTTCAGCGCTCCCCTATAAACGTCGACTATTCGGCAATATCGTGGCTGCTGCGGTCAAAGCAACTGAAGGTACTGAAGTTCCCGTCACCGTGAAATTCCGGATCGGTATCGACGAAGAACACCACACCCACTTAGATGCTGGGCGAATCGCCGTTGACGAAGGAGCCCAGGCAGTAGCTCTACATGCCCGAACTGCCGCACAGCGCTACTCCGGGACTGCCCGCTGGGAGGAAATCACCCGACTAAAAGAACACCTCGTTCATACCGGCATCCCCGTTTTAGGGAATGGCGATATTTTTGGCCCCGCTGATGCCCGACGCATGATGGATCAAACCGGCTGCGATGGGGTGGTGGTAGGTCGCGGTTGCTTGGGACGGCCCTGGCTATTTGCCGAACTTTCTGCGGAGCTGCGTGGTGAGGACATTCCGGCCGAGCCGACACTTGGCGAAGTATGTCAGATTATTCAACGCCATACTGAACTTCTTGCCGCCCATGACGGAGAACAACGAGCCTGCCGTGATATTCGAAAACATATTGGCTGGTATCTGCGCGGTTTCCCGGTTGGTGGTGAGTTCCGAGCGGCTCTAGCGAAAGTGACAAGTCTGGAGGAACTCTCTAAGATTGTGCACCCCTGGGAAGATTCCACGGCTCTTGCTCGCGATGCGGATGGTGCTCGGGGCCGTCAAGGATCGCCGGGCAAGGTTGCCCTTCCGGAAGGGTGGCTGGATGATCCCGAGGATGACACCGTCCCTGAGGGAGCAGAAATTGAGAACTCTGGCGGATAG
- a CDS encoding aminotransferase-like domain-containing protein, with protein MSSVDDLVGHLRQWIDSAAPGTQLPSSRRLVEQYRISPVTVHKAMDILKGLGLVESRPGSGTFVRQQRTAKSLDFTWQAAALREAPPRVMGLSDPLHNADNTSIAFHSGYPSPELLPLRLIRSALNRVTRSPSLADRSPSAGLPELQSWFAQELAHRSPATISPPMPRDVTIVPGTQSGLVAVFRSLCAPGQAVLCESPTYWGAILAARQGDVRLKVVGHDSDGPLISDLGTALRTTGAKVFYAQPTFHNPTGTQWSLSRREEVLEVIRRHGAFLIEDDWARDFAIAEPLLPLAALDDSGHVIYLRSLTKSISPAIRVGAIIARGPARDRILGSIGADALYVSGLLQQVAADVVMNSAWKTHLRHLRSQLAQRRDLLIAALSPLAPALSLVHIPAGGLNLWLRLAEGIDEQDLASRCSSRGTYIAAGQQWFPSDPPGQFIRLNYSSPAPSRFHEGAATMGEVLGEILR; from the coding sequence ATGAGTAGTGTTGATGACCTCGTGGGCCACTTACGCCAGTGGATAGATTCAGCTGCTCCCGGGACTCAGCTTCCATCCAGTCGCCGTCTCGTGGAGCAGTACCGGATAAGCCCGGTTACTGTCCACAAGGCAATGGACATCCTTAAAGGATTGGGTTTAGTAGAAAGTCGGCCCGGCAGTGGCACTTTCGTACGACAACAGCGCACCGCAAAGAGCCTAGATTTTACCTGGCAAGCTGCCGCCTTAAGGGAAGCTCCACCCCGAGTAATGGGGTTATCTGATCCGCTCCACAATGCAGACAACACCAGCATTGCTTTTCACTCTGGTTATCCTTCTCCGGAATTATTGCCGCTACGGCTGATTCGTTCAGCCCTTAACCGAGTAACCCGAAGCCCAAGTCTTGCCGACCGTAGCCCGAGCGCCGGACTTCCGGAACTGCAATCATGGTTTGCCCAAGAATTGGCTCATCGTAGCCCAGCCACAATCTCACCCCCGATGCCGCGTGATGTCACCATCGTCCCGGGAACCCAAAGCGGCTTAGTGGCAGTTTTTCGCTCATTGTGTGCTCCTGGTCAAGCAGTTCTGTGCGAATCCCCGACCTATTGGGGCGCTATTCTCGCTGCTCGACAAGGTGATGTGCGGCTCAAGGTCGTCGGGCACGATTCTGACGGGCCACTCATCTCTGATCTTGGTACAGCACTACGCACCACGGGCGCCAAGGTTTTTTATGCTCAACCTACCTTCCACAACCCGACGGGTACCCAGTGGTCACTTTCCCGCCGTGAAGAAGTCCTCGAGGTTATTCGCCGACATGGCGCCTTTCTCATTGAGGATGACTGGGCACGGGATTTCGCCATAGCCGAACCGCTGCTTCCGCTGGCGGCTTTAGATGATTCCGGCCACGTCATCTATCTTCGATCATTAACTAAAAGTATTTCTCCAGCCATCCGGGTGGGGGCGATCATTGCCCGCGGACCAGCACGAGACCGGATTTTAGGAAGCATCGGAGCCGATGCTTTATACGTCAGTGGACTACTCCAACAGGTTGCCGCAGATGTGGTGATGAATTCTGCGTGGAAAACGCATCTGCGACACCTCCGGTCCCAGCTTGCCCAACGGCGAGATCTCCTCATCGCAGCCTTAAGCCCTCTTGCTCCCGCTCTTTCTTTGGTGCATATTCCAGCCGGAGGATTAAACCTGTGGTTACGCTTAGCCGAGGGGATAGACGAGCAAGATCTTGCCTCCCGATGTAGCTCCCGTGGAACCTATATCGCCGCAGGTCAACAATGGTTCCCCAGTGATCCGCCAGGACAGTTTATTCGCTTAAACTATTCCTCTCCTGCCCCTTCTCGCTTCCATGAAGGAGCTGCAACCATGGGGGAGGTATTAGGAGAAATCCTCCGATAG
- a CDS encoding Re/Si-specific NAD(P)(+) transhydrogenase subunit alpha: protein MHIGVPRDPHPDQRLVATTPETIASLKRLGYEVAVEKGAGTSAHFPDQAYHDAGAELVDSAAAWGADIVLCLDQPPLSALELMKPGALLISRLAPATSPEFIEQCRQHRITAMAMDAVPRLSRAQSMDVLSSMANIAGYRAVIEAASEFGRLFTGQVTAAGKLPPAQVYVIGAGVAGLAAIGTAQSMGAVVKATDVRPETAEQVQSMGAEFVAIPVATEESEDGYAKEMTADQARAAAILYAEQAARADIVITTANIPGRRSPVLLTAADVAQMRPGSVIVDMAAQGGGNCELTQPGQVVETGNGVKIIGYTDLAGRLPAQASHLYAKNLANFLALLTPDKDGCPQVNLDDDIIRGVCLCQGENILWPPPPVKVSAAPAPADQKAVAEPAVPAEEKTRRSPLLWIGLATILAVVLMAFSPAAVASHYVVLMLAIVVGFYVITSVTHSLHTPLMSETNAISGIIVVGALPQIGSPHLAVQIISMIAIFVASINIFGGFTVTHRMLTMFRKDS, encoded by the coding sequence ATGCATATTGGCGTTCCCCGCGATCCGCACCCGGACCAGCGTCTGGTTGCCACCACCCCAGAAACCATAGCCTCACTCAAGAGATTGGGATATGAGGTGGCGGTGGAAAAAGGCGCCGGCACTAGCGCGCATTTCCCTGATCAGGCCTATCATGATGCCGGGGCGGAACTTGTTGATTCCGCTGCCGCTTGGGGCGCAGATATTGTTCTGTGCTTAGACCAACCCCCGCTCTCAGCGCTAGAGCTCATGAAACCCGGGGCGCTATTGATTTCTCGCCTGGCACCGGCAACCTCCCCCGAATTTATTGAGCAATGCCGTCAGCATCGCATTACCGCTATGGCGATGGATGCTGTTCCTCGGCTCAGCCGGGCACAATCCATGGATGTCTTATCCTCCATGGCTAATATCGCCGGATATCGAGCAGTAATTGAGGCGGCCTCAGAATTTGGCAGACTCTTTACCGGACAAGTCACCGCAGCCGGCAAACTTCCTCCTGCTCAGGTGTATGTTATTGGCGCCGGTGTTGCTGGCTTAGCTGCTATTGGAACAGCACAATCCATGGGCGCCGTGGTCAAAGCTACCGACGTCCGCCCAGAAACGGCTGAGCAAGTGCAGTCCATGGGTGCGGAATTTGTTGCCATCCCGGTTGCTACTGAAGAATCCGAAGACGGCTACGCCAAGGAAATGACCGCAGACCAGGCCCGAGCCGCAGCAATTCTCTATGCTGAACAAGCAGCCCGCGCAGATATTGTTATTACCACGGCAAATATCCCTGGACGTCGTTCACCGGTGTTGTTAACAGCTGCCGATGTGGCACAGATGCGCCCAGGAAGTGTCATCGTGGACATGGCCGCCCAAGGCGGAGGTAATTGTGAGCTCACTCAACCAGGCCAGGTAGTAGAAACCGGCAACGGAGTCAAGATCATCGGGTACACCGATCTTGCTGGCCGTCTTCCTGCTCAGGCATCTCATCTCTACGCTAAGAACCTCGCTAATTTCTTAGCACTATTAACTCCGGATAAAGACGGTTGTCCGCAGGTCAATTTGGATGATGACATTATCCGTGGCGTGTGTTTATGCCAGGGAGAAAATATTTTATGGCCTCCCCCACCAGTCAAGGTCTCGGCGGCCCCCGCCCCCGCAGATCAGAAAGCTGTGGCTGAACCCGCGGTGCCAGCGGAAGAAAAGACTCGACGCTCCCCGCTTCTCTGGATCGGGTTAGCAACCATCCTCGCGGTGGTGCTCATGGCCTTCTCCCCAGCCGCGGTCGCCAGCCACTATGTGGTGCTAATGCTGGCTATCGTCGTAGGTTTCTACGTTATTACCAGCGTCACCCACTCCCTCCACACTCCACTCATGTCGGAAACCAACGCTATCTCCGGGATCATTGTGGTAGGGGCGCTACCACAAATCGGTTCTCCTCACCTTGCTGTTCAAATCATCAGCATGATCGCGATTTTCGTCGCATCAATTAATATTTTCGGCGGCTTCACGGTCACCCACCGGATGCTCACAATGTTCCGAAAGGATTCTTAA
- a CDS encoding acetyl-CoA hydrolase/transferase family protein: MSERIANDKLRGKVMSPEGAAQFVNAGDKVGISGFTGAGYPKALPTAIAERAKAAHDKGDDFKIDLFTGASTAPDCDGVLAEANAINFRTPYQSDPSMRNSINAAQMKYADIHLSHSGMYMQQGFFGQLDVAIVEAVRITEEGHIIPSSAVGNNVEYLDAAQRIIIEVNSWQSEHLEGMHDIWRMPQLPNRIPVPITSPGQRIGSPWIDIDLDKVVAVVETNSPDRNAPFKPADEVSQKIASNFLDFLEGEVAAGRLSYDGYIMQSGVGNVPNAVMAGLLDSKFENIQAYTEVIQDGMVDLIDAGKMTVASATAFSLSPEYAERMNDQAEKYRDSIILRPQQISNHPEVIRRVGLIATNGMIEADIYGNINSTNVSGTRMMNGIGGSGDFTRNGYISSFISPSVAKDGAISAIVPFASHIDHTEHDVMVVITEYGYADLRGLTPRDRAKKMIAIAHPDYRPLLEEYYERANKGKFLHTPHDLPTAFSFHTNLADKGSMKG, encoded by the coding sequence ATGTCTGAGCGGATTGCGAACGATAAGCTTCGTGGGAAAGTTATGTCTCCGGAGGGGGCTGCCCAATTTGTTAATGCTGGTGACAAAGTAGGTATTTCCGGTTTCACCGGGGCTGGCTACCCCAAGGCGCTTCCTACCGCAATTGCTGAGCGCGCGAAGGCAGCCCATGACAAGGGTGATGACTTTAAGATCGATTTATTTACTGGCGCGTCTACTGCTCCGGACTGTGACGGAGTACTGGCTGAGGCGAATGCTATTAATTTCCGTACGCCTTATCAGTCCGATCCCAGTATGCGGAACTCCATTAACGCCGCCCAGATGAAATATGCTGACATCCACCTTTCGCACAGCGGTATGTACATGCAGCAGGGCTTCTTTGGGCAGCTCGATGTTGCGATTGTTGAAGCAGTGCGGATCACTGAAGAAGGACACATCATTCCTTCGTCTGCAGTGGGTAACAACGTCGAGTACTTAGACGCTGCTCAGCGCATCATCATCGAGGTCAACTCCTGGCAATCCGAACACCTTGAGGGAATGCACGATATTTGGCGGATGCCACAGCTGCCGAACCGCATCCCGGTGCCCATTACCTCCCCCGGCCAGCGCATTGGTTCTCCGTGGATTGACATTGATCTGGACAAAGTTGTGGCCGTGGTGGAAACCAACTCCCCTGACCGCAATGCCCCCTTCAAACCAGCTGATGAAGTGTCCCAGAAGATCGCCAGTAATTTCCTTGATTTCCTGGAGGGAGAAGTTGCCGCTGGCCGCCTGAGCTATGACGGATACATCATGCAGTCTGGCGTGGGGAATGTGCCCAACGCGGTGATGGCTGGCCTGTTGGACTCTAAGTTTGAAAATATTCAGGCTTACACCGAAGTTATCCAAGATGGCATGGTTGATTTGATTGACGCCGGCAAGATGACCGTTGCCTCTGCGACGGCCTTCTCCTTGTCCCCGGAGTATGCCGAGCGAATGAACGACCAGGCTGAGAAGTACCGCGATTCCATCATTTTGCGTCCGCAGCAGATTTCCAACCATCCTGAGGTCATTCGTCGTGTCGGATTGATTGCCACTAACGGCATGATCGAGGCTGATATTTATGGCAATATCAACTCCACCAATGTTTCTGGTACCCGCATGATGAATGGCATCGGTGGTTCCGGTGACTTCACCCGCAACGGTTATATTTCCTCGTTCATCTCTCCCTCCGTAGCGAAAGACGGAGCGATTTCTGCCATCGTTCCTTTTGCAAGCCATATTGACCACACCGAACATGATGTGATGGTGGTTATTACTGAATATGGTTACGCAGATCTTCGCGGTCTAACCCCGCGTGACCGGGCGAAGAAGATGATCGCTATTGCTCATCCGGATTACCGCCCATTGCTGGAGGAATACTATGAGCGGGCCAATAAGGGTAAATTCCTTCACACTCCGCATGATCTTCCCACGGCATTTTCTTTCCACACCAACCTGGCAGACAAGGGCAGCATGAAAGGCTGA
- a CDS encoding CapA family protein — MRPQRAPHAARLNKAQRLSVPLLSGAVIGTIAAGLGTHLISAEPGSPTIDHAQLPASQPQPISITVSGDLLWHENVFESGHNPDGIWDFSPVFAPMKPIIDNADLAICHEEVPFAPPEGPFSGYPQFQAPPQIAQGVAQAGWDLCTTASNHSVDGGFPGIQRTMDAFQAAGIMTSGTSRTPEEDATPRIVTTASGVKVAVVNGTYGTNGLPVEEPWMVQDLNPDTLLAKAKTAREAGADIVMAAIHAGNEGDTEPTEQQTELAHILTASPDIDVVYGHHAHAVQPIEKVNGKWVVYGLGNMVASQLPDNFLAYDGLTVRFTFAPTDHGRWEISRLDYIPTIISAPKVMPVTVSPISSLINMPDADLDRIHQSRQRTVDTVLSRGAGADPVVHEG; from the coding sequence ATGAGACCTCAACGCGCCCCTCATGCGGCGCGCCTCAACAAAGCTCAACGCCTCAGCGTGCCCCTGCTTTCCGGAGCAGTAATCGGGACAATCGCCGCTGGCCTCGGGACCCACCTCATTAGCGCGGAACCAGGATCCCCCACCATCGACCACGCGCAGCTCCCCGCCTCGCAACCACAGCCCATCAGCATCACCGTATCGGGAGATCTCCTATGGCATGAAAATGTTTTTGAAAGCGGCCACAACCCGGACGGCATCTGGGACTTTTCTCCAGTCTTCGCCCCCATGAAGCCCATTATTGACAACGCTGACCTGGCAATCTGCCATGAAGAAGTACCGTTTGCCCCGCCCGAAGGTCCCTTTAGCGGCTATCCGCAATTTCAAGCCCCTCCTCAGATTGCCCAAGGCGTAGCCCAAGCAGGATGGGACCTGTGCACCACAGCATCCAATCACTCAGTAGATGGCGGATTCCCCGGCATTCAACGCACCATGGATGCTTTTCAGGCAGCCGGAATTATGACCTCTGGTACGTCTCGCACCCCGGAAGAAGACGCTACCCCGCGGATCGTCACCACCGCCTCAGGGGTAAAAGTAGCCGTCGTCAACGGCACCTATGGCACTAACGGCTTACCGGTGGAGGAACCCTGGATGGTCCAGGACCTTAATCCGGATACGCTCTTGGCCAAAGCTAAAACTGCTCGTGAGGCCGGCGCTGATATTGTTATGGCGGCTATTCACGCCGGCAACGAAGGCGATACCGAGCCCACCGAGCAACAGACCGAATTAGCCCATATCCTTACTGCTTCCCCGGATATTGACGTGGTTTACGGGCACCATGCTCATGCCGTGCAACCCATTGAGAAAGTCAATGGGAAATGGGTCGTTTATGGTCTGGGGAATATGGTGGCTTCTCAGCTGCCAGATAACTTCCTGGCCTATGATGGCCTCACTGTGCGCTTCACCTTTGCCCCCACTGATCATGGGCGCTGGGAGATTTCTCGCTTGGATTATATTCCCACCATTATTAGCGCCCCCAAGGTCATGCCCGTCACTGTGTCCCCTATTTCTTCCTTGATAAATATGCCCGACGCAGATCTGGACCGAATTCACCAGTCCCGGCAACGAACCGTAGATACTGTTCTGTCTCGGGGAGCAGGAGCAGACCCCGTAGTCCATGAGGGCTAA
- a CDS encoding DMT family transporter produces MSINSSAFALSEEPLSPSRRSHAGLWWGLLGVIAFSFTVPLTKVALRDDHLSALFVGSGRSVIAGILAIIALRWTRQPLPRGQQWIQVAVVAIGAVLGFPLLTSYALHVTPASHGAVVIALLPAATAVIAVLRTKEQPGALFWGSALAGAIAAVIFALHSSGSLSTLTWPDLLLFLAVALCAIGYAEGGVLSRSLGSWQTISWALVISLPLMTLFSGVALVHHPPSGGLTTWLAFAYLSVISMFLGFFAWYHGLALGPMSQVSQIQLSQPVMSLLWAWLLLGEHITLGTVIGGFVVIACALSAVRARVH; encoded by the coding sequence ATGAGTATTAATAGTAGCGCTTTCGCTTTAAGCGAGGAACCGTTATCCCCCTCACGGCGATCCCACGCCGGCCTATGGTGGGGCCTCTTAGGCGTCATCGCCTTTTCCTTCACCGTGCCACTCACCAAAGTTGCCCTTCGCGACGATCATCTCTCTGCTCTCTTTGTCGGATCAGGCCGCTCAGTCATCGCCGGCATCCTAGCCATCATCGCCTTGCGCTGGACCCGCCAGCCACTCCCCCGCGGGCAACAATGGATACAGGTAGCAGTAGTGGCTATCGGGGCAGTTCTGGGTTTCCCACTCTTGACCTCTTATGCCTTGCACGTCACTCCCGCTAGCCATGGGGCCGTGGTTATCGCCCTCTTGCCTGCTGCCACCGCCGTGATTGCCGTGCTCAGAACCAAAGAACAACCCGGAGCACTGTTTTGGGGTTCTGCCCTAGCCGGGGCGATAGCTGCCGTGATCTTTGCTCTCCACAGCAGCGGCAGTCTCAGCACATTGACGTGGCCGGACCTTCTTCTCTTCCTCGCTGTGGCACTATGCGCCATTGGCTACGCCGAAGGCGGAGTTCTCTCCCGCAGCCTCGGATCATGGCAAACCATTTCCTGGGCTCTAGTTATCTCTCTCCCCTTGATGACACTATTTTCCGGCGTAGCTTTAGTTCACCATCCACCAAGTGGCGGCTTAACTACCTGGTTGGCTTTCGCTTATCTCTCCGTCATCAGCATGTTCCTCGGGTTTTTTGCCTGGTATCACGGTTTAGCCCTTGGGCCAATGTCTCAAGTAAGCCAAATCCAACTCTCTCAACCGGTCATGAGCCTGCTCTGGGCTTGGTTACTGCTGGGCGAACACATCACTCTAGGAACGGTGATCGGCGGGTTCGTCGTCATTGCCTGCGCACTCAGTGCCGTCAGAGCCAGGGTGCACTAA
- the phoU gene encoding phosphate signaling complex protein PhoU — protein MRTAYREHLDAFAHDLILMCDIVQETMTQASRALLQHSLEAAEDALSLSDQLEETRVRCDTRAIELLALEAPVARDLRQVISSIYIVEDFDRMAALGMHVARCARRRHPGAVLPEPIVGYFEELARLVADMGARVRDLLVDPDPEVAVVLGQDDDAVDDLHDHLMSMLTLREWPHSTCAAVDITLLARYYERFADHCVNVAARIVYLTTGMMKEEYLAERERSKEEEDFQRRFEDLERIYHRGRSSSS, from the coding sequence ATGCGAACCGCTTATCGGGAACATTTAGATGCCTTTGCCCATGATCTCATTTTGATGTGCGATATCGTGCAAGAAACAATGACGCAGGCATCTCGAGCGTTATTACAACATTCCTTAGAAGCAGCAGAAGATGCGCTGTCCTTATCTGATCAACTGGAGGAAACGCGCGTCCGCTGCGATACCCGAGCTATTGAACTATTAGCCTTAGAAGCTCCCGTAGCCCGGGATCTCCGCCAAGTCATCTCCTCCATTTATATTGTGGAAGATTTCGACCGAATGGCCGCCCTAGGAATGCATGTGGCTCGTTGTGCCCGACGCCGCCACCCCGGCGCTGTTCTTCCCGAACCCATTGTGGGGTACTTTGAAGAACTAGCCCGCTTAGTGGCAGATATGGGTGCGCGGGTTCGAGACCTTTTGGTTGACCCGGACCCGGAAGTAGCCGTGGTCCTCGGTCAAGACGACGATGCCGTCGATGATCTCCACGACCATCTCATGAGTATGCTGACCCTCAGGGAATGGCCGCATAGCACGTGTGCCGCGGTGGATATCACTCTTCTAGCTCGCTATTATGAGCGCTTTGCCGATCATTGTGTCAATGTGGCCGCCAGAATTGTGTACCTCACCACCGGCATGATGAAAGAAGAATACTTAGCAGAACGAGAACGCTCTAAAGAAGAGGAAGATTTTCAACGCCGCTTTGAAGATCTTGAGCGGATCTACCATCGGGGCCGTTCATCTTCCTCTTAA